In Kryptolebias marmoratus isolate JLee-2015 linkage group LG4, ASM164957v2, whole genome shotgun sequence, the following proteins share a genomic window:
- the ccdc174 gene encoding coiled-coil domain-containing protein 174 — translation MDKKKKPLHVAASSLVDLKAELYRKQEQFKREKLGQEAADAGLKAKSTTNKKPNIWSKQNAGVSARAEKDAEQLAEEQTSLDTSRRKLEEKARLYEQMTKGDFPDEETDALYLVDFTQKIIDKKREPQLRKEVEKDDEDRDRSSPIPPPENPDEEWVDFVDALGRSRRCMKKDLPSFQKMDQDLKGKGIAASQKTLLSEDMRRELQRQEWEREEEEAMSRPVGPIHYEDIRAQEARDLGVGYYAFAQDEEHRRKQRETLDMLRDQTTEQRTKRERLKEKRQSILQARLAKVRQRKMKKAKLDGSEEEEKEPEENQGKDEEPEMVGPILQSDVPPEVSILKRVEVEIQERRDTKPGVPHVREWDRGKEYMFSEWKTRRRDERDSEFAPPSAYFSDEKRPKPAKTKNQENKSSMSFRFAKRPGGTSESEAEPQPQSPAAPPAPSQPSQPPPADTSPRSAPSFNPQYPPPPPFYPQFPPPPPFQFAGPPHVLPPFPPQYSYQYPPPFPPPPADQSQAQQPPEGAQSLDEMLSFYRNTT, via the exons ACTCAAAGCTAAATCCACAACCAACAAG AAGCCTAATATCTGGAGTAAACAAAACGCTGGAGTCTCAGCAAGAGCTGAGAAAGATGCAGAGCAGCTGGCGGAGGAGCAGACCAGCCTCGACACATCCAG GCGCAAGTTGGAGGAAAAGGCCAGGCTCTATGAGCAGATGACAAAAGGAGACTTTCCAG ATGAAGAAACAGATGCCCTGTACCTTGTTGACTTCACCCAGAAGATTATCgacaaaaaaagagaaccaCAACTACGGAAGGAGGTGGAGAAAGACGATGAGGACAGAGACCGTTCGTCACCAATCCCTCCTCCTGAGAACCCAGACGAGGAATG GGTTGATTTTGTGGACGCTTTGGGACGATCTCGAAGATGCATGAAGAAAGACCTGCCAAGTTTCCAGAAAATGGACCAAGACCTTAAAGGAAAGGG AATAGCCGCATCTCAGAAGACCCTACTGTCCGAGGACATGCGTCGAGAGCTGCAGAGGCAGGAGTgggagagggaggaagaggaggcgaTGAGCAGGCCCGTCGGACCAATTCATTATGAGGATATTAGAGCACAAG AGGCTCGAGACCTTGGTGTGGGCTACTACGCTTTCGCTCAGGATGAAGAGCACCGCAGAAAGCAGAGGGAAACTCTGGACATGCTCAGGGACCAG ACGACAGAGCAGCGGACTAAAAGAGAACGACTCAAGGAGAAGAGGCAGTCCATCCTTCAGGCCCGGCTAGCCAAGGTGAggcagaggaagatgaagaaggCAAAACTGGAcggcagtgaggaagaggagaaagaaccGGAGGAGAATCAAG GAAAGGATGAGGAGCCTGAGATGGTTGGGCCCATCCTTCAATCAGATGTGCCACCAGAGGTCAGCATTCTCAAGAGGGTGGAAGTGGAAATTCAGGAGAGGAGGGACACTAAACCTGGAGTCCCTCATGTCAGAGAATGGGACAGGGGCAAAg agTACATGTTCAGCGAGTGGAAAACTCGTCGTCGGGATGAGCGAGACTCAGAATTCGCCCCTCCCTCTGCATACTTCTCTGACGAGAAAAGGCCCAAACCAGCAAAGACTAAGAATCAGGAGAATAAGTCCAGCATGTCCTTCCGGTTTGCGAAGCGTCCAGGAGGAACCTCAGAGAGCGAGGCCGAACCGCAGCCTCagtctccagctgctcctccagcgCCCTCACAGCCTTCACAGCCTCCACCTGCGGACACTTCCCCACGTTCAGCTCCCTCTTTTAACCCCCAGTATCCCCCTCCGCCTCCTTTCTATCCTCAGtttcctcctccgcctcctttTCAGTTTGCAGGTCCGCCACACGTCCTTCCTCCGTTTCCCCCACAGTACTCGTACCAATATCCGCCCCCGTTTCCACCCCCGCCTGCAGATCAAAGCCAGGCTCAGCAGCCTCCTGAAGGCGCTCAGAGTTTAGATGAAATGCTTTCCTTCTACAGGAACACAACCTGA